Proteins encoded within one genomic window of Phototrophicus methaneseepsis:
- a CDS encoding glycoside hydrolase family 3 protein, with amino-acid sequence MRQHRRNCFLLWAMFGMLALLVMPSRADETTDPAIESIIAQMSLRQQVAQMFVATFYGNPLNEPSRDFLQTYQPGMVALLPSNLGNPQQVAQLSNDMQAAITQAGGIPLFVAVDQEGGIIAHLEDGFTRWPVPMLLTATQNPELAYKVGEAYAEEMRAVGLNMNLAPVADLYTNPDNPIIGRRSFGARAEQVTPIVTAFAQGMQSGGVLAVAKHFPGHGDTSADSHVTLPVVDYDAARLHQVEMAPFVGLAQGGVGAIMTAHIWYPALEPESLVPASLSERVVTGVLRDEMAYQGLIMTDAMDMDAIDINHSPQEAALMAVMAGNDLILTGAHVSLEFQAQAIEGVIAAVEAGEIEAARITSSVRRILQAKQQMGVLDWAPVDVYMADEAVNLAAHAEVVTAMFEEGIAVAYGADQLPLQQNALLIYPASQPSLWRACAQYAPYQPMGYSDTPSADESAWARGAAAGASQVVIFTRNLAENAPLLELVNGLPPEKTIVVAMHAPEDWQVIPEVRGYVMTYSPLFAAYEPLCAILSGALPAKGQVVIDMAISP; translated from the coding sequence ATGAGACAGCATAGACGCAATTGCTTTTTGCTCTGGGCTATGTTCGGAATGCTGGCTTTGCTGGTTATGCCGAGTCGTGCTGATGAAACGACGGATCCAGCTATCGAGTCGATCATCGCGCAGATGAGCTTGCGCCAGCAGGTGGCCCAGATGTTCGTGGCGACGTTTTATGGCAACCCGCTCAACGAGCCATCTCGTGATTTTTTGCAGACGTATCAGCCTGGTATGGTGGCATTGCTGCCGTCGAACCTGGGTAATCCGCAGCAGGTGGCCCAACTTTCGAACGATATGCAGGCCGCAATAACCCAGGCTGGTGGCATACCGCTCTTTGTTGCTGTCGACCAGGAAGGCGGCATCATTGCCCATCTGGAGGACGGTTTTACCCGTTGGCCTGTACCAATGCTGCTCACTGCAACGCAAAACCCAGAACTCGCGTATAAGGTGGGGGAAGCATATGCTGAAGAAATGCGTGCTGTTGGCCTGAATATGAACCTGGCCCCGGTTGCCGATCTTTATACCAACCCGGATAATCCAATCATTGGCAGGCGGTCATTTGGTGCTCGTGCGGAGCAGGTCACGCCGATTGTCACGGCTTTTGCCCAGGGGATGCAATCGGGTGGCGTGCTGGCTGTTGCGAAGCATTTCCCAGGGCATGGTGATACTTCTGCGGATTCGCATGTGACGCTGCCTGTTGTGGATTATGATGCGGCGCGCTTGCATCAGGTCGAGATGGCTCCCTTTGTTGGCCTGGCCCAGGGTGGCGTTGGCGCTATTATGACAGCACACATCTGGTACCCGGCTCTGGAACCTGAGTCACTGGTACCCGCGTCCTTATCCGAGCGTGTGGTGACGGGCGTCTTGCGAGATGAAATGGCGTATCAAGGGCTGATTATGACGGATGCAATGGATATGGATGCCATTGATATCAACCATTCGCCGCAAGAAGCAGCCTTGATGGCTGTTATGGCGGGTAACGACTTGATCTTGACAGGGGCACACGTCAGCCTGGAATTCCAAGCGCAAGCCATAGAAGGTGTCATCGCGGCAGTAGAGGCTGGTGAGATTGAAGCAGCTCGCATTACGTCATCTGTCCGGCGCATCTTGCAGGCTAAGCAGCAGATGGGCGTCCTCGATTGGGCTCCTGTTGACGTGTATATGGCTGATGAGGCCGTAAACCTGGCAGCCCATGCAGAGGTTGTTACGGCGATGTTTGAGGAAGGCATCGCGGTTGCTTACGGGGCCGATCAGCTCCCGCTGCAGCAAAACGCGCTGTTGATTTACCCGGCGTCGCAGCCATCTCTATGGCGGGCCTGTGCACAATATGCACCTTATCAGCCTATGGGGTATTCCGATACGCCCTCAGCGGATGAAAGTGCCTGGGCGCGTGGTGCGGCGGCTGGTGCGTCACAAGTGGTGATCTTTACGCGTAACCTGGCAGAGAACGCGCCCTTGCTGGAATTAGTCAATGGGCTGCCGCCGGAGAAGACGATTGTGGTTGCTATGCACGCGCCAGAGGATTGGCAAGTCATCCCGGAAGTACGCGGTTATGTGATGACTTACAGCCCGTTATTTGCTGCTTACGAACCGTTATGTGCCATTCTATCGGGCGCATTACCTGCGAAGGGGCAGGTTGTGATTGATATGGCTATTTCGCCATAA